The Flavobacterium sp. IMCC34852 genome contains the following window.
TGTCTCGGTAAAAGAAAGAACCAGCCTTATCGGAATTCAAAAATCTTTGGGCGCTAAAAATAAATTTATCCTCCTGCAATTTTTGTTTGAAGCTATCATTCTTTGTTTGATTGGTGGTTTGATTGGCTTGGTAATTGTTTGGTTGCTGGCCATGTTGTTGACCAACGTATTGGATTTTGAATTTGTCCTAGGTTTGGGCAATATTATTATCGGAACCGGATTATCGGTGTTTGTTGGATTGGTTTCCGGAATATTACCGGCTATCTCTGCGTCTAAACTAGATCCTGTGGAAGCCATAAGAAGCGGAATGTAGTCTCAAGCAGACAAGACATTTTTTGACTGTACAGTCAGATATAAAAAAACACAAAGCATAAACTTTGTGTCTTTATATACTATGTCTCTTATGTGGTTAAATTATCTCACATCCTGATTCAAAATCAAATCAATGTACAAGTTGATTTTGTCTTTCAGTTCTTTTCTTGGTGCAATAAAATCAAGGAAACCATGGTCTAAAACGAATTCGGCCGTTTGGAAACCTTCCGGTAAATCTTTTCCTGTAGTGTCACGAACTACGCGTGGTCCGGCAAATCCAATCAAAGCGCCCGGTTCAGAGATGTTAATATCTCCTAACATGGCGTAAGAAGCTGTGGTTCCTCCGGTAGTCGGATCAGTACATAATGAAATATATGGAATTTTAGCTTCTGCCAATTGGGCTAATTTTGCAGAGGTTTTGGCCAACTGCATCAAGGAATAAGCCGCTTCCATCATACGAGCTCCACCCGATTTTGAAATCATTACAAAAGGGATTTTGTTTTTGATGGAATAATCGATACCACGGGCAATTTTTTCACCTACAACAGCGCCCATTGAACCACCAATAAAAGCAAAGTCCATACAGCAAACCACCAAGTCTTTTCCTTTTGATTTTCCAACACCTGTTCGAACAGCATCTTTTAATCCTGTTTTGTCGATAGCGTCTTTTAAACGGTCGGAATATTTTTTAGTATCTACAAAGTTCAAAGGATCTTTAGAGGTCATTTTGGCATCTAACTCTATGAATTCATTGTTGTCAAACAAGATTTCAAAGTATTCTTTGCTGCCAATTCTTACGTGAAAATCATCTTCCGGACTAACCCAAAGATTTCTGGCCAATTCATCTTGGTCAATAATTTTTCCGGTGGGCGATTTGTACCAAAGTCCTTTAGGAACGTCTTTTTTATCTTCCGTAGCGGTTTGAATTCCTTTTTCTGTTCTTTTAAACCAAGCCATAATTAAGTTAGAAGTTAGAAGTTGGAGGTTAGAAGTTTTATCTTCTGTTCCAACACTATTTTATTAATATTAATTTATTTCAACTTCGTACTTTGTACTTTGTACTTTGTACTTTATAATGTGTTTACGTTATTCAAGTCGGCAAATGCTTGCTCTAATCTGGTGTTGAAAGTGACTTCACCTTCGCGAATCCATTTTCTTGGATCATAGTGCTTTTTATTTGGTGAATCAGCGCCTTCCGGACTTCCGATTTGAGTTCTTAAATAATCAATTTTGGAGGTCATATAATCTCTGATGCCTTCGGTGAAAGCAAATTGTAAGTCGGTATCAATATTCATTTTAATAACCCCATAAGAAATCGCTTCTCTGATTTCTTCCAGAGTAGAACCTGAACCTCCGTGGAAAACAAAATCTACAGGATTTGCACCGGTATTGAATTTGTTTTGAACATAATCTTGAGAATTTTTCAAGATTTTCGGAGTCAATTTTACGTTGCCCGGTTTGTAAACCCCGTGAACGTTTCCAAATGCCGCAGCTATAGTAAATTTTGGAGAAATTTTCATCAACTCCTCGTAAGCATAAGCTACTTCTTCGGGTTGGGTGTATAATTTTGAACTATCAACATCAGAATTGTCAACACCGTCTTCTTCACCTCCGGTAATACCCAATTCGATTTCTAAAGTCATTCCCATTTTGCTCATACGAGCTAGGTATTCTTTGCAAATTTCAATATTCTCTTCGATAGGCTCTTCTGACAAGTCAATCATATGTGAAGAGAATAACGGTTTTCCGGTTTCTGCGAAATGTTTTTCAGAAGCGTCTAACAAACCATCAATCCAAGGCAATAATTTTTTGGCACAGTGATCGGTATGTAAAATCACTGTAGCACCGTAAGCTTCTGCTAAAGTATGAATGTGTTTGGCTCCGGCTATACCACCGGCTATGGCTGCTTTTTCTCCTGCATTTGAAAGTCCTTTTCCTGCATTAAACTGAGCACCACCGTTGGAGAATTGTATAATTACCGGTGCATTTAGTTTGGCAGCGGTTTCCAAAACACCATTAATAGTACTTGAACCGATAACATTTACAGCAGGAAGTGCAAATCCTTTTTCTTTAGCGTAATTAAAAATTGCTTGTACTTCATCTCCGGTAGCAACTCCCGGTTTGATATTATGAGCCATTGTTTTATGTTGTTTTTAAGTTAATTCCAATTCCGAAACTTCGGAACGGGCTACAAAAATAATAATTTCTGATTTTAGAAAGGATAATTTATTCCAATATTTAAAACGGATTTATTGAAGCGCATTTCTCTGAACCATCTTTCGTTTTCTTCCAAAGCCGGATTATAGGTCTTGAATCCTAAATCCAAGCGAACAATAAAGAAATTAAAATCATATCTGAACCCGAACCCTGAACCGACAGCGATATTTTCAAGTGATTGTAATCCGTTAAAAATATAATCTTCGTCTTCAGTATTGTCTAATACATTCCAAATATTACCCACATCTGTAAAAAACGCGCCATTTAATTGTTGGAAAATATTAAAACGAAACTCGGCACTAAAGGTCAGCTTCATATTGGCTTCATTAAAATCTAAAAAACTACCGCTCGCGCCCGGACCTAAACTATAGGATTGCCAAGCGCGATTGTCATTGGTTCCTCCGGCAAAATAACTACGCGAAAAAGGAACGTCTTCAGAATTGCCATACGGAATGGCGATACCTCCAAAAGCTTTGACGGCCAAAACTTTTTTACGGCTTAAATCCCAATGTTTGATGTATTCGAATTCGGTTTTGATGTATTGTGAAAATTCTACATCTAAGAAAGTATTGGCGCCGTTTTGATTTTGTAATTGTTTGGAAGCTCTGGCTAAAAGGGAAAGCAGGTTTCCTGCCGATTCTACTTTGGCTTTAATGGCAAAAAAATCATTGTCAAAAAAATCTTTTTTTGAGGTTTTAGTAAAGGTAATGTTAGAGGCAAAAATCAAGTTGTTTTCAATTAATCTTGCTCTTCTTTCAGCGATACTCAAGAGTGATTTCGCATCGGGTAAAGTTACAGGCACAAGTCCATTACTCACATCATTAAAAAATGCCAAAACACCATCTTCAATCCTCAAATTACCATCATCAAAATAAGCCGGATTGACATTAGGATAACTTTGCGCAATTTCATTTACCGTGTTATAAGACGACTTATAAATATTAAAGTAGTTCGAAGGATTCAGGTTTTTTACAAACTGGATGTTGATTAAATCAAATTTAAAACTCGTGTTTCTTTTCGGAGTCCAATTGTAAGTCAGTGAACTGGTAAAATTTTGTTTGTCTAACCCGATATTGGTTTGTTTAGAATAACCTACACTCAAAGTAGTGTAAGGAATCATAGTTTTCGGAATGATTTTGTCTGTTTTGAAAGGCAAAAAGATGCGGGGAAAATTCAACTTGGCATCAACCCCAATTTCTGAAATATTAAAGAAAGTATTGTTAGGATTACTCAAATCTTTTGACGAACCGATGTTACCTCTGAAACCAATTTCAAAAGTTTCCGCACCATTAAATACGTTTCTGATACTTAAGAAAGTGTTTCCGGTTATCCCGAAATCCTGAATATTGGAGTGGGTAAAGTCAGTAGAAAACCCGAAAGTATATTTCTTTCTCGGGGTCAAATACACATTGGCAATCAAACTGTTCTTTTGGGATTTATCTTCCACATATTGAATCAGCGGATAATTGAATACTTTGAGATTGCTCAAGTATCGGGAAGTAACCGAGGTTCTGAAGTCTGAAAAATAATTGCCTTTGGTTACAAAAATTCCATCGGTTATGGCTTTAGGTCGGTATTTTAATTTGTCGGTACTGTAAAGTGTAAAGTCGTTGTAAGTCGCGCTATCTTTAACAGTTGCATTGGGATTGGTCGGACTGTGATCGGTGTAAATATTTACTTTACTGATTTTGTACAATTCAAATGGTTTTGTTTGTACACTGTCTTCAGTTCGAATGATTTCATTTTCGATGACCAAGTTTACATTGGGTCTGTGTTTTTTATTGATGGTGTCAATATCAAAGCTCACATAATTTTGTTGGAAACGAAAAGCACCATTGTTTCTGAAATCCTCGGTGATGCGCTTTTTTTCTTCGATAAAGATGCTGGTTTCATAACGTTGACCGGTTTTGATTAAGGAGCTTTTTTTTCTCAATTGATAAATTGAATCCAAAGGAGCACTAGCAATGTAGGCGTTAAGGCTGTCAATAATATAGGGTTTTCCGGTATTGATGTCGTATCGGAGTTTGACTTTTTTCTTGTCGATAGTGTCTATTTTATATTTTGTAGTGACATCAAAATAACCACGATTGTAATAATAGGATTTTAAACGGCGCAATGATTTTTTGGTGCTTGCCGTATCCAATATAACCGGAGCTTCGCCTGTTTTTCTCAAGAAATTATCAAGACCCGAATAAAGAAAAGATTCTCCCAATCGCTTGACTTGTTTTTTAGAAAGCCAATTGGCTTTATGGTAATAACGTTTGGGGTTTTTAATCATTTTGGCTTTGAACAACGAGTCTGATTTCGGCTTTGCCAAATTGTAAAGGTTCAATCTTAAACGATACCCTAAAATAGCACTGTTTTGTTTTTGATAGAGTTGGTTGGTGACTTCTTCTAAATTATTTTTTTGATCATCAACATAGATATCATTTTTAGTGAGTAGTCTTTTCCCGTCAGGAACTCTTTTTGTTGTATTACAACCAAAGATAATTAGTCCGGTTAGAATAAATAATGATATTTTTGTGATACTCTTTTTCAAGTGGTGCGAAATATTTAATTCAAAAATACAGTATTTTATGGTTAGTAAAAACCAAATAAAATTAATTACCAGTCTTCAACATAAAAAATACCGAAACGAGCATCAGTTGTTTATAGCCGAAGGTGTAAAAGTAATACAGGAATTGTTACAATCAAATATTGTGCTCGAACATTTATTTGAGACTGAAAGTATTTTTGAAAGTGTTCTTCCGTCCCAAAAAACATTGATAAAAGAAGTCGATATGAAGCGAATTTCGGTCTTGACTTCTCCAAGTTCGTGTTTGGCCATTTTCAAAATACCAAAAGCCAAAATCATAGAGGACAAAGGTTTGATAGTTGTGCTCGATGACATTCGCGACCCGGGTAATTTGGGAACCATTATACGACTTTGCGATTGGTTTGGTGTGAAACAATTGGTTTGTTCCAAGGAAACGGTCGATGTGTATAATCCAAAAGTAATTCAGGCTACGATGGGTTCTATAACCAGAGTGAATTTGGTTTATCTGGATATACAGGATTTTATTGCCCAAACGTCACTTCCGGTTTTCGGGACTTTTATGGATGGCAAAAATATTTATAAAGAAGTGTTGCCAACAGAGGGTGTTTTAATTTTTGGCAACGAAGCCAATGGAATTTCAACTTCGGTAGAAAAAATCATCAAAAACAGAATTGCGATTCCCAGATTTGGCGATATTCAACAAACCGAAAGCCTCAATGTAGCTACAGCCACTGCAATATGTTTAAGTGAGTTTAGAAGAAATTTCTAGTGGAAAGTAAAGTTGATTAAAACTGCACGGGTTTTCAATGATTCAATGTTACCTGTCCAAGGGCTGTTTGGGTCATCATCGCGGATTAACTCGTCATTAAATCCGAAAACACCTCTGATGGAAGGTGAAAACTTGAAGTATTCAAAATATAAATCTATCCCAAAACCAAAAGTATAATTCTGTGTCCAAGGTTTGACTCTGAATTTTTGTTCCGAGTTGTCGTCTTTTGATTTAGAATTACTCGATAAGTTGAGTGTGGTTCCAACACCGCCTAATAAATAAGGTCTCACATTTCCGGTACGAAGCGAAGAAAATTTCAGCATTAACGGAAAGTCAATATAAGTCGCTTTTACTTCTCTCAAAGCATCGCGTTCATTGGTAAATCCGGGATAGGTTAACGTTCTGCTGGCATAATACAATCCGGGTTCGAAACGCAATTCTACATATTCGTGCAATCTTAAAACGCCAACCAAGCCTACATTAAAACCGCTATTTCCTTTTACATTAATGTCTTGTCCTGGGACTTTGTAATCGGTTTTGAAATCAAAAGAACTAAAACCTAAAAAATAACCCCAATAGACTCTTTGTTTATCAAAGTTTTCCAAATTGACAATGGGATCTTTAGAGAAGATACTTGTCCCAAATTGTGCTTGCACACTGAGAGTAAAGAAGGTAAAAAAGACAATTATTTTTTTCATGCTCAGGCAGAGAATACAGTTTTTATTTTTTTGTAGCAGTATAAATGGTAGCTACTCCAAAAGTTTGCGGCATTGCTTTACATTCTATAAACGAAACTTTTCGCAAAATATTGTTCAAAGCTTCACCAAAAGGAAAATTAGCCGCTGATTCTGACAAGTAACCATAAGCGCTATTATCTTTAGAAAATAGTTTTCCGATTAGTGGCAGAATGAATTTGGTGTAAAAACCATAACCTTGCTTGAAAGGAAATTTCGTAGGAACCGAAGTCTCTAAAATTACAAAAATACCGTTGGGTTTTAATACGCGATAGATTTCGGCCAAACCTTTTTCCAAAGTTTCAAAGTTTCTGATGCCAAACGAAACGGTAATCGCGTCAAAATAGTTGTCGGGATATGGGATATTTTCGCTGTCACCAACTACCATTTCTATTTTATCGGCTAAGTTTTTATCCAGAATTTTTTTCTTGCCTACTTCGAGCATTCCAACCGATAAATCCAATCCTATAATTTTCTTTGCTGCTGTGGATTCGGCCATCATGATAGCTAAATCTCCTGTTCCGGTGGCAATGTCAAGTGCGTTTTCAGGATTTTTGGCTTTGACCAATTCGATTACCTTCTTTCTCCATTTGACATCAATCCCCATCGAAATGACTCTGTTCAAACCGTCATATTCTCCCGAAATGGTATCAAACATTTGGGTGACTTGTT
Protein-coding sequences here:
- the accD gene encoding acetyl-CoA carboxylase, carboxyltransferase subunit beta, which encodes MAWFKRTEKGIQTATEDKKDVPKGLWYKSPTGKIIDQDELARNLWVSPEDDFHVRIGSKEYFEILFDNNEFIELDAKMTSKDPLNFVDTKKYSDRLKDAIDKTGLKDAVRTGVGKSKGKDLVVCCMDFAFIGGSMGAVVGEKIARGIDYSIKNKIPFVMISKSGGARMMEAAYSLMQLAKTSAKLAQLAEAKIPYISLCTDPTTGGTTASYAMLGDINISEPGALIGFAGPRVVRDTTGKDLPEGFQTAEFVLDHGFLDFIAPRKELKDKINLYIDLILNQDVR
- the fbaA gene encoding class II fructose-bisphosphate aldolase, which produces MAHNIKPGVATGDEVQAIFNYAKEKGFALPAVNVIGSSTINGVLETAAKLNAPVIIQFSNGGAQFNAGKGLSNAGEKAAIAGGIAGAKHIHTLAEAYGATVILHTDHCAKKLLPWIDGLLDASEKHFAETGKPLFSSHMIDLSEEPIEENIEICKEYLARMSKMGMTLEIELGITGGEEDGVDNSDVDSSKLYTQPEEVAYAYEELMKISPKFTIAAAFGNVHGVYKPGNVKLTPKILKNSQDYVQNKFNTGANPVDFVFHGGSGSTLEEIREAISYGVIKMNIDTDLQFAFTEGIRDYMTSKIDYLRTQIGSPEGADSPNKKHYDPRKWIREGEVTFNTRLEQAFADLNNVNTL
- the tamL gene encoding translocation and assembly module lipoprotein TamL — protein: MKKSITKISLFILTGLIIFGCNTTKRVPDGKRLLTKNDIYVDDQKNNLEEVTNQLYQKQNSAILGYRLRLNLYNLAKPKSDSLFKAKMIKNPKRYYHKANWLSKKQVKRLGESFLYSGLDNFLRKTGEAPVILDTASTKKSLRRLKSYYYNRGYFDVTTKYKIDTIDKKKVKLRYDINTGKPYIIDSLNAYIASAPLDSIYQLRKKSSLIKTGQRYETSIFIEEKKRITEDFRNNGAFRFQQNYVSFDIDTINKKHRPNVNLVIENEIIRTEDSVQTKPFELYKISKVNIYTDHSPTNPNATVKDSATYNDFTLYSTDKLKYRPKAITDGIFVTKGNYFSDFRTSVTSRYLSNLKVFNYPLIQYVEDKSQKNSLIANVYLTPRKKYTFGFSTDFTHSNIQDFGITGNTFLSIRNVFNGAETFEIGFRGNIGSSKDLSNPNNTFFNISEIGVDAKLNFPRIFLPFKTDKIIPKTMIPYTTLSVGYSKQTNIGLDKQNFTSSLTYNWTPKRNTSFKFDLINIQFVKNLNPSNYFNIYKSSYNTVNEIAQSYPNVNPAYFDDGNLRIEDGVLAFFNDVSNGLVPVTLPDAKSLLSIAERRARLIENNLIFASNITFTKTSKKDFFDNDFFAIKAKVESAGNLLSLLARASKQLQNQNGANTFLDVEFSQYIKTEFEYIKHWDLSRKKVLAVKAFGGIAIPYGNSEDVPFSRSYFAGGTNDNRAWQSYSLGPGASGSFLDFNEANMKLTFSAEFRFNIFQQLNGAFFTDVGNIWNVLDNTEDEDYIFNGLQSLENIAVGSGFGFRYDFNFFIVRLDLGFKTYNPALEENERWFREMRFNKSVLNIGINYPF
- a CDS encoding TrmH family RNA methyltransferase gives rise to the protein MVSKNQIKLITSLQHKKYRNEHQLFIAEGVKVIQELLQSNIVLEHLFETESIFESVLPSQKTLIKEVDMKRISVLTSPSSCLAIFKIPKAKIIEDKGLIVVLDDIRDPGNLGTIIRLCDWFGVKQLVCSKETVDVYNPKVIQATMGSITRVNLVYLDIQDFIAQTSLPVFGTFMDGKNIYKEVLPTEGVLIFGNEANGISTSVEKIIKNRIAIPRFGDIQQTESLNVATATAICLSEFRRNF
- the porT gene encoding type IX secretion/gliding motility protein PorT/SprT is translated as MKKIIVFFTFFTLSVQAQFGTSIFSKDPIVNLENFDKQRVYWGYFLGFSSFDFKTDYKVPGQDINVKGNSGFNVGLVGVLRLHEYVELRFEPGLYYASRTLTYPGFTNERDALREVKATYIDFPLMLKFSSLRTGNVRPYLLGGVGTTLNLSSNSKSKDDNSEQKFRVKPWTQNYTFGFGIDLYFEYFKFSPSIRGVFGFNDELIRDDDPNSPWTGNIESLKTRAVLINFTFH
- the ubiE gene encoding bifunctional demethylmenaquinone methyltransferase/2-methoxy-6-polyprenyl-1,4-benzoquinol methylase UbiE, producing MSKQITPYKESTLGKKEQVTQMFDTISGEYDGLNRVISMGIDVKWRKKVIELVKAKNPENALDIATGTGDLAIMMAESTAAKKIIGLDLSVGMLEVGKKKILDKNLADKIEMVVGDSENIPYPDNYFDAITVSFGIRNFETLEKGLAEIYRVLKPNGIFVILETSVPTKFPFKQGYGFYTKFILPLIGKLFSKDNSAYGYLSESAANFPFGEALNNILRKVSFIECKAMPQTFGVATIYTATKK